The window CGTCCTCGTACGCGATCAGCGCGAGGTCGTCCGGGACCCGGATGCCGCACGCCTGCAGCCGTGGCACCAGCACGATCGCGTCCTCGTCGCTGTGCACCAGCGCGGCGGTGACGCGACGCTTCTTCACCGCATCGACGAGGTAGTCGACGCTGGCCTCGTAGTCCCCGTGTTCGCGCACGGTCGGGGCCCCCTTGTCCACCTCGAGGCCCAGGGCCTGCACGGCCGCCCGGTACCCGGCTGTGATCTGGGTGGCGTGGGGGCCTTCCTGCAGGACGGCGGTGATCCTGCGGTGCCCGAGGCTCGCGAGGTGGCCGACGGCGACGGCGGCGCCGTGGGCACGGTCGGTGCGCACCCGGTCGAGCACCGCGGCGGGGTTTCCGGGCGGGGCCAGACGTTCGACCAGGACGGCGGGCACATCGTGCTCCAGCAGCCACTTCTCCTGGCCGTTCTCGGGGACTCCGCCGAACCAGCTGGGCGCGACGAGCAGTCCCTGCGCACCGCCCGAGAGAAGGTGTTCGGCCTGGACGGGGTCCTCGGCGTCGACGTATCCGGACACCCCCAGAACCAGGCGGCCGCCTTGCGCCGCCACGGCCTCGCGGGCGCCGCGGACGATGTCCGCGAAGATGTAGTTCGTGGTCGGGACGATCATTCCGATCACCGCGCCCTCGGCGCCCTGCGACCGCTCCCGCACCTCGACGGCCGTCTCCCCCGGCCACACCACCGCACCGTGCAGCCGATGCACCCGGCCCTGCCCGGCGAGCGCCTCCACGTCACGCCGCAGGGTGACCGCCGAGACGCCGAGTTCGGCGGCGAGTTCGGAGACCCGGAGGCTGCCCCGCTCCCGGACGAGTTCGAGTACCCGCTCATGACGCTGGTCGACGTGCAGTCGCATCGGTTCCCCCTGGGGCAACGGTCGAACGATCCACGGGCACACGCTGAGCGCGGTCCCGAGCTGCACACTCTACGCCCACAATCATATCGATCGTTTGCAATCAATACGATCACGAAGGTGCTCACTCAGGCGTGCGGGTCGGCGAGCTCCCCACGCAATCGGCGCGTTCGCAGGACCAGTTCGAGTTCGAAGCGGCGGTCGGGGTCTTCCAGGTCCTCGCCCCACAGGTCCCGGATCTGCCGCAGGCGGTTGCGGACCGTCTGGGGATGGACGCCGAGCCGGGCGGCCACCTCGGGCGCGCCGCCCTGGGTCTCCAGCCAGGCGAGGAGTGTCTCGGCCAGGCGCCGCGCCTGTTCCGGTCCGGCCTCGGTCAGCTGGGCCAGCCGCCGGCGCGCGAGGTCGTCGATCAGCTTCTCGGCGGGAAGCAGGACGAGGGCCTCGGAGTGCTCGCTGCAGCGCAGGAGGCGGCCCTCGGGCAGCAGGCCCTCCTCGATCATCCGCGCGGCCGCCGCCGCCCAGTGCAGCGATGTGGCCGCCTGTGCCACGGGAACGGCGGGGCCGATGGCTCCGGACCAGCCGCCCATGGCGCGGTGCAGCCGCTCGACGCGGCCGGGTGCGTCGGGGTCCGCGAGCACCAGCCGGGGGTGCTCGCCGTCCATGTCCAGCAGGACCTCGTCGCCCAGGGCGGGGGTGACGACTTGCTGGGCCGGCCGGAGCAGGACGGCGACGGCGACCTCGTCGGGCAGCGGCCAGTCGACGGCTGCGGCGCGTTCGGCGAGGGCGCCGGACGGGTCGGTGCGGTGTTCGGTGAGGAGGAGGTCGACCAGCAGGCGCTGGCGACGGATCCGCTCCCCCGCCCGGCCGGCGGCGACCTCGGCGTAACCGTGCACGGAATGGGACACGAGCTCGTCGAGGTACTCGAACGCGGACTCGGCGAGTTCGTACATCGCCGGTGGCGGAATCTCGACCTTCTGCCCGATCTCGGCGAGGCTGCGCCAGGCCAGCCGTACGTTCAGCCGGTAGATCGCCTGGAGGGAGTCGAGCCGGCGGCCCTTCAGTGCCTGATTGCGTCCGAACTCCCGGAAGACCTCGGGCAGTTCGCGGGGTCGTTCGATGTCGGTGGTCAGCTGCGACACGAAGCTCTCGAGTGCGAGCCGGATCGCCAGGAGTGCCTTCGGCACGCCCATGTCGTCGGTCGTCAGCTCGAGGTTCGGGAACTCCTGGCGCATGGCCCGCAGGATCTCCCCCGCGATGTCCGGCACCTGCTCCATGGCCAGGTCGGCGAACCGCCGTACCTGCTCCGGCGGCACCTTGTGCCAGGCGGGGGGCGCGGGCACGGGCACCATCTCCTAGCGGTCGGCGATCTGCGTGCGGGGCGCGGGCACGGGCGCGGACCGGTCGCCCGCCGGGTCGGGGAAGGTGACCAGCGGCACGTTCGGCTGCTCGGGCGTGGCGGTCAGGGCGGCGACGAGGCCGAAGGCGGCGCCCGCGGCCAGGGCGGCGGAGAGTACGCACGTCAGGAGGGCGGCGAAGATTCTGGGCATGGGGACGAGGAGCCTCTCGGTCGATGAGGTTGTCACCCAGCGTTCCGGCCCGGACCGGCACGATCAGTATTAAGTCAGTGTTGACACTGGGTCAATAGCGGCCTAATTTCGCCGGTCATAACTACTTACTCCCCGGTAGGCCAGATTCGCCCCGGGTGAGCCGGACTGTCTCGCGCACTGGCGCACAGTCCGCATCTTTCCGCTGCCACCGGAGTGCCCTCATGCGCCGTACAGCTTCCGTTCTGCCGTTGATTTTGATCGGTTTGGGCGTTTTCGCGCTGGTTTTCGGCCAGCTGCTCGACCGGTACGTGGAGCCACGGGTCAAGCGCACGCCGGTGGACGTCGAGACGGAC of the Streptomyces sp. T12 genome contains:
- a CDS encoding substrate-binding domain-containing protein, with protein sequence MRLHVDQRHERVLELVRERGSLRVSELAAELGVSAVTLRRDVEALAGQGRVHRLHGAVVWPGETAVEVRERSQGAEGAVIGMIVPTTNYIFADIVRGAREAVAAQGGRLVLGVSGYVDAEDPVQAEHLLSGGAQGLLVAPSWFGGVPENGQEKWLLEHDVPAVLVERLAPPGNPAAVLDRVRTDRAHGAAVAVGHLASLGHRRITAVLQEGPHATQITAGYRAAVQALGLEVDKGAPTVREHGDYEASVDYLVDAVKKRRVTAALVHSDEDAIVLVPRLQACGIRVPDDLALIAYEDEVAGLSDVPLTAVGPPTRAVGELSAKLLLERLAERRSGREPGPRQHLDLLPELRVRSSCGGEPIAR
- a CDS encoding helix-turn-helix domain-containing protein, which translates into the protein MVPVPAPPAWHKVPPEQVRRFADLAMEQVPDIAGEILRAMRQEFPNLELTTDDMGVPKALLAIRLALESFVSQLTTDIERPRELPEVFREFGRNQALKGRRLDSLQAIYRLNVRLAWRSLAEIGQKVEIPPPAMYELAESAFEYLDELVSHSVHGYAEVAAGRAGERIRRQRLLVDLLLTEHRTDPSGALAERAAAVDWPLPDEVAVAVLLRPAQQVVTPALGDEVLLDMDGEHPRLVLADPDAPGRVERLHRAMGGWSGAIGPAVPVAQAATSLHWAAAAARMIEEGLLPEGRLLRCSEHSEALVLLPAEKLIDDLARRRLAQLTEAGPEQARRLAETLLAWLETQGGAPEVAARLGVHPQTVRNRLRQIRDLWGEDLEDPDRRFELELVLRTRRLRGELADPHA